One segment of Toxoplasma gondii ME49 chromosome VI, whole genome shotgun sequence DNA contains the following:
- a CDS encoding zinc finger (CCCH type) motif-containing protein (encoded by transcript TGME49_242090), with the protein MAKIQGHGRILEALLASTDSPVAAAQSLLDSAVAAGRTYDAVSSGRSMHLSAPFDQTPASVVKADDDDGLAFLVSLLGLDGQGSEGEERASGASELVGREAVEASVSGDGGLEHGTVGEENTLIDCGAADVIASAAEVTPNMPSGVTVDFGFEQGLGWSMGDSPTYRRNEPVVTNTGGSDSVDGVDCDEKLSRGNETHSLKTSGGSGCSSGMCRTDFLRTGGGTQEDGGCTVGERRRRSGAQSIQGRHGSGNRGDQTGLQGSSNNGNTACGAGFLPSVLLSDSALALQTALVALLQLQKQDEEGVKQEPVIPRRNLMCTAFLKTGACNNPERCNYAHNMVELQKKLELRKTSLCKYWLKGKCENDDCNFAHGEHELQSTEGVYKTTICKYWKQGSCHSGSSCRHAHGEADLRPEKLPPHLERKRNHKMKQQWKTGSGNAPIGPSPSAAASVGARGKQQSAHQVAPIRMPCRQDYTFDCNRIEQSFEKTSLMLQGKRRRGADTAFGLDSGNEFLQRGCRNCPDEFMRNNYLPPGERTYEPSMVRASGQTGVSDRLEGYPSSRGSVFNAGASGVRPGQYEVPCGRAVWGNLTVGGRASDEISDMSTASATSSRWGGADCRSSLPSFQDFTRENSGGSESLLRFSNSSITRVSSLAEEESCHGTTWRPGGVAPASGFSDVSPVAASLPSVAHALNGPSGGGGLIFVPPPGLSLHNDFGCFAGGRGTSHTAAALQNEEETVVDAYPGELSYCRYPYVSDAVLRTLTDSVAGLAVDENMADREKTVNDYLSSGIGRATVSSLRVDKIEATGEDVYGHVATGTLSRKSSSSRVDDDNRTKSKGEASGTGVRIVSVTQV; encoded by the exons ATGGCGAAGATCCAAGGTCACGGTCGAATTTTGGAAGCTTTGCTTGCTTCAACTGATTCCCCTGTTGCGGCAGCACAGTCGCTGTTAGATTCCGCTGTGGCGGCGGGCAGGACATACGATGCAGTTTCTTCTGGTCGCAGTATGCACTTGAGTGCCCCATTTGATCAAACGCCTGCGTCAGTGGTGAAAGCCGATGACGATGATGGGTTAGCGttcctcgtgtctctgcttggTCTGGATGGACAAGGATcagaaggggaggagagggcgAGCGGGGCGTCTGAATTAGTCGGGAGAGAGGCTGTGGAAGCATCGGTATCCGGCGATGGAGGATTGGAACATGGTACGGTGGGTGAAGAGAATACTCTTATTGATTGTGGTGCTGCTGACGTGATAGCGTCAGCAGCTGAGGTAACGCCGAATATGCCCTCAGGAGTCACGGTGGACTTCGGTTTTGAACAAGGTTTAGGCTGGTCCATGGGCGACAGTCCGACATACAGGAGAAACGAGCCCGTAGTGACAAACACGGGAGGAAGTGATAGTGTTGATGGAGTTGATTGTGATGAAAAGTTGTCGAGAGGTAATGAAACTCATTCGTTAAAAACGAGCGGTGGCAGTGGCTGTTCTTCAGGAATGTGTAGGACGGACTTCTTGCGTACTGGTGGAGGGACGCAAGAAGATGGAGGGTGCACAGTAGGGGAACGCCGAAGGCGCAGTGGGGCACAAAGCATACAAGGGCGACATGGTTCCGGTAATCGCGGTGATCAAACCGGTCTCCAAGGCTCATCGAACAACGGCAACACCGCCTGCGGGGCTGGTTTTCTTCCAAGTGTTCTACTCAGTGACAGCGCGCTTGCTCTGCAGACAGCACTTGTTGCGTTGCTTCAGTTGCAGAAGCAGGATGAGGAAGGAGTGAAACAAGAACCAGTTATACCGAGGAG GAATCTGATGTGCACAGCTTTCCTCAAGACAGGTGCATGTAACAACCCTGAGAGGTGCAACTATGCCCATAACATGGTGGAGTTGCAGAAGAAGTTGGAACTCCGAAAGACTTCGCTGTGCAAATATTGGCTAAAGGGAAAGTGTGAGAACGATGATTGCAATTTCGCACATGGAGAACATGAACTCCAGTCGACGGAAGGAGTGTACAAGACGACAATATGCAAATACTGGAAGCAGGGCTCCTGCCACAGTGGCAGTAGTTGCCGGCATGCACACGGTGAAGCGGATTTGCGACCGGAGAA ACTACCTCCGCATCTGGAACGAAAGCGAAATCACAAGATGAAGCAACAGTGGAAGACGGGGAGCGGAAACGCACCAATAGGACCATCCCCGAGCGCCGCCGCTAGTGTCGGAGCTCGAGGGAAACAACAATCGGCGCATCAGGTTGCACCGATTCGAATGCCATGCCGACAAGACTATACATTCGACTGCAACAGAATTGAACAGTCTTTCGAGAAAACGAGCCTCATGCTTCAAGGCAAGAGACGCCGCGGCGCAGACACTGCATTCGGTTTGGACAGCGGCAACGAGTTTTTACAGAGAGGCTGTCGCAATTGCCCAGATGAATTCATGAGGAACAATTATTTGCCACCAGGGGAGCGGACGTACGAACCGAGTATGGTGCGGGCATCAGGTCAGACCGGTGTTAGCGATAGGTTGGAGGGCTACCCGTCTAGTCGTGGAAGTGTGTTCAACGCAGGTGCATCAGGCGTGAGACCAGGGCAGTACGAAGTACCCTGCGGGAGAGCGGTATGGGGCAATTTGACCGTGGGTGGAAGAGCTTCGGATGAGATCAGCGATATGTCTACCGCGTCGGCGACCAGCTCACGTTGGGGAGGAGCGGATTGCCGTTCATCTCTGCCATCTTTTCAAGACTTCACCCGAGAGAATAGTGGAGGAAGTGAGAGTCTCCTACGTTTCTCCAACAGCAGCATTACTAGAGTCAGCAGccttgcagaagaagagtcttGCCATGGCACGACGTGGCGCCCAGGCGGTGTTGCGCCTGCATCAGGCTTTTCCGACGTGTCGCCAGTGGCGGCGTCGCTCCCTTCGGTAGCACATGCTCTAAATGGTCCTTCCGGAGGGGGTGGTCTGATTTTTGTGCCGCCACCTGGTCTGTCGTTGCACAACGACTTCGGTTGTTTtgcaggaggcagaggaacgTCACACACAGCGGCGGCACTTcagaatgaagaagagacggtAGTGGATGCATATCCAGGGGAGTTATCGTACTGTCGGTATCCGTATGTTAGTGACGCAGTACTGAGGACTTTAACCGACTCTGTAGCTGGACTGGCCGTTGATGAAAATATGGCCGACAGGGAGAAAACGGTTAACGACTATTTGTCAAGCGGGATAGGAAGAGCGACCGTGTCGAGTCTTCGGGTAGACAAAATTGAGGCCACGGGAGAAGACGTGTATGGCCATGTTGCCACCGGTACTTTGTCTCGGAAGAGTTCCTCGTCTCGAGTGGATGATGATAATCGGACAAAGAGTAAAGGAGAAGCTTCCGGTACTGGCGTCAGAATTGTTTCCGTCACGCAGGTTTAG
- a CDS encoding hypothetical protein (encoded by transcript TGME49_242080~Predicted trans-membrane domain (TMHMM2.0):168-191), whose amino-acid sequence MQLQRTWKLGPKLVKAPTLVSSSWRQKPELLQILRPFSKRFEGTSQISNRPAPYSLASCNSGSGSSCCKVRAHEEDRTPSGQGGNHSFDADDADEKALAVHHAGGTLLGESNRLAVESEHVGLAVMGQLRTQRESLISSRSLAQKTYGELQDSRSLLTAMLRQSLFSKLILVAIIVFLSLAIVCVLIHRLLRLVRDV is encoded by the exons ATGCAG CTGCAGAGGACGTGGAAGCTGGGACCGAAGCTTGTGAAGGCGCCGACATTAGT CTCCAGCAgttggagacagaagcccGAACTTCTCCAAATTCTCAGGCCCTTCTCCAAGCG GTTCGAAGGTACCAGTCAGATTTCGAACAGGCCCGCTCCGTATTCACTCGCCTCGTGCAACAGTGgcagcggcagcagctgctgcaagGTCCGGGCTCACGAAGAGGACAGGACACCCAGCGGACAAGG TGGCAATCACAGCTTTGACGCGGACGACGCGGACGAAAAAGCACTCGCAGTTCATCATGCCGGAGGGACGCTTCTGGGCGAAAGCAACCGGCTAGCTGTAGAGTCGGAGCACGTTGGCCTCGCTGTCATGGGACAGTTAAGGACACAACGAGAATCTCTTATCAGTTCCCGGTCTCTA GCGCAAAAGACGTACGGAGAACTTCAGGATTCTCGTTCGCTTTTAACGGCCATGTTAAGGCAGTCTCTCTTCAGTAAATTGATTCTTGTTGCGATtatcgtcttcctctctcttgccaTTGTCTGCGTGTTGATCCATCGGCTCCTTCGCCTCGTGCGGGATGTCTGA